GCCAGTCATCGCGCTGCAAGAGCGCGCGCATGCTGAGCAGGTTTTCCGGATAGTCGTCGACCACCAGAAGAACCGAACGACCATCGCCGTGGTGTGGAGCGCATTCCATGCTACGTCTCTTCCTTGGGAGCCACTCCGGTCAATTCTGGGAGAAAACCCGGACAAACACTGAGGCCTCACTCTAGCCCCGGTTCCGGAAAATCAGAAGTAATGGCAGTGCCATCATTGCGCCAATTTTCAGGAAGCCGACTAACGGTCAATGCTTGGAGCCCACGGATCATGGGAAACATGGCTTTTTGACACTTCTTTGACGCCAATAAATTGCCAGCAAACGTTTAACAAGACGGTTAACACCACCTATAAAGAACCTGTCTGGCCCAAGGGCCTTAGCCTACACCCCTCTGTAAAAAGGCCTACGCCATGATCGACCTATCTACTTGGAACCTCAGCATCCCTGTCGGCTCCCCGCCCGCGACCATCGAAACCCCCAGATTGATGAGCGGCTTCAACGACCAATACTTCCAGGCCGAAGGCAGCAACGTGCAATTCTGGACACCCGTCACCGGCACCCGCACGGAAAACGCCATTTACCCACGCAGCGAACTGCGTGAGACCTACGCCGATGGGCGCCTGCGTAACTGGACCTACCCGGATGCGAACAACTTCCTGCGGGCCACGTTGGAGGTCAATCAGGTGCCGTCCTCCGGCAAAGTCGTGATCGGGCAGATTCATGCCTATGACAGCCAGAAGCCGCTGATCAAGTTGGAGTACCAATTCAAGGAGAAGACCCAGACCGGCAATATCGTCGCCAAGGTGAGGATGCGCCCGGATGATGGTGAAGGGCGGGTGATTACCGTGGCGTCCAATGTGCCGTTGGAGAAAAGCTTTACCTACGTGATCAACCTCAACAAAGCTGGGCTGCTCAGCGTGTATGCCGCTGATGGGCAGTGGAACGAGCGCATTGGCGCGGCGTGGGGGGCCAAGCCGTTGTATTTCAAGGCGGGGGTGTATGTGCAGGACAACAGTGGGGATAGCAAGGAAGGGGCGCGGGTGACGTTTGCCAAGCTGGATATTGATCACGACTGAGTGATGCGCCTCAACAAGTAGGCTTCATCTGATGATCACCACAGATCCTTGGGCGATTCA
The genomic region above belongs to Pseudomonas azotoformans and contains:
- a CDS encoding polysaccharide lyase family 7 protein — protein: MIDLSTWNLSIPVGSPPATIETPRLMSGFNDQYFQAEGSNVQFWTPVTGTRTENAIYPRSELRETYADGRLRNWTYPDANNFLRATLEVNQVPSSGKVVIGQIHAYDSQKPLIKLEYQFKEKTQTGNIVAKVRMRPDDGEGRVITVASNVPLEKSFTYVINLNKAGLLSVYAADGQWNERIGAAWGAKPLYFKAGVYVQDNSGDSKEGARVTFAKLDIDHD